The following nucleotide sequence is from Streptomyces bathyalis.
GGGGATGACGAGGCCCCGTTGCCGGTCGCGGCACGTCTCGTCGTCCGAATCGTTGTCCGGATGAAAGCCGAAGCGGTGGTCTCCACCACTTTCACTACTTAACATCGATCAACGCCGAGGTCGTGCACAACCGTCGCACGCCCCTAGCCGCCGTCCAGGAGACTCGATGCACAGGAGCACTGAAGGAAGCCGTCGTCGCAGGTTCGCGCTCACCGTCTCCGGTGCCGCCGCGCTGCTCGTGGCAGCGCCGCTGCTCACCGGTTGCGGCAACGACGCGCACCCCGGCGCCGCTGCCGTGACGGGCGGTGAACGCATCAGCATGGCGCAGCTCCAGGCGAAGGTGGAGGCGGTGCGGAACGCGCAGCGCGCGGCCCCCCACGGCGAAGAGATGATCAAGGGCAGTGGCCAGCTGACGCGGGCCTCACTCGACGGCCTGATCCGCGAGCGCATCATCGAAAGGGCCGCGAAGGACGCCGGGGTGTCCGTGACGCGCCGCGAAGTGGGCAAGTACCGAGCACAGTTGCGTTCGCAGGCGGGCGGGGAGAAGAGGCTGAAGGACGCGCTGCTCCAGCAGCAGGCCGTCGCCCCCTCGCAGATCGACGACTGGATGCGCACGCAGGTCGCCGTGGACAAGATCGCGAAGGCGGGCAACATCGACCCGCGCACGCCGCAGGGCAACGCGGCGCTGCGGAAGAAGTTCACCAAGACCTCCGAGAAGCTGCACATCGCCGTCAACCCGCGCTACGGCAAGTGGGACGTGCAGGCCTCAACGCTCGGCAACCGGACGGAGCCGTGGCTGCAGGACCTGACCGGCAAGCAGCGGGACCGGCAGCAGGCGCAGCAACAGCAGCAGCCGCAGATGTGACGCCCTGCCCCGGTCCGGGCCGAGGGATTTGGCCCCGTGCCGGGGAGGGCGGTGGCCCCGGTCCGGGGCCGGGGAGTGCGGCGGGCTCGGTCCGGGGCTGGGGAGTGTGGCAGCCCCGGGTCCGGGTGCGGGGAGCTCAGGGCGGCGGCCCCGGTTCGGGCGCCAGGAGCTCAGGGCGGCGGCCGGGAGCGGTGCTCTCCGGCCGCTGCGTTACGTTCGACGCGTGAACGCCCCTACTCCTGCTGATACTCCCGCTGGTTCGCCGGCCGGCCGCATCGTCCTTCTCACCACCAGCCACCGGGTGGCACCCGGACTGCTGTCCTGGCCCGCCTGGGAGGCGCTGCGCACCGCCGACAGCGTCGTGTGCGAGGACCCGGAGCACCCTCAGCTGCCGTACGTGCGCGAGGCCGGCGTCCCCGTCGCCACCGGAGCCCTGCCGAGCGCCCGCGAACTGGTCGAGGCGTCCGGCCAGGGCCGTACGACGGTTGTCATCGCCGCCGCCGAGGGCGAGCCGCGGCTCACCGACGGGCTGGCGGCGCTGGCCGGGTCGGGCCGCACGTCGATGCCCGAACTGGAGCTGCTGCCCGGCTCGTACGACCTGCCCGGCGCGCGTCTCCTCGACCTCGTACAGGTCATGGACAGCATCCGTGCCGTCTGCCCGTGGAGCGGGGCCAGGACGCACGAGGGGCTGGTCAAGTACGGCATCGAGGAGATGTACGAGCTCGTCGAAGCGATCGAGGAGGGCGACCGCGGCGCCCTGTGCGAGGAGCTGGGCGACGTGCTGCTTCAGGTGGTCTTCCACGCGCGCATCGCACAGGACGACCCGGAGGAGCCCTTCACCATCGACGACGTGGCGGCCGGCATCGTGGAGAAGCTGATCCGCCGCCACCCCCATGTGTTCGGGGAGGAGGAGGCCGCCACGGCGGAGGAGGTCCGGGAGCACTGGCTGCGCGTGAAGGCCGTGGAGAAGCGCCGGGACTCGGTCACCGAGGGGATTCCGCTGGGGCAGCCCGCGCTGGCCCTGGCGGCGAAGCTGGCGCAGCGCGTGCGGACGGCCGGGCTGGACGTGCCCCCGGTCCCGGACGTGCCCCCGGTCCCGCCCTCGCAGTCCGGCGGCATCGGCTACGAGCTGCTGGCGCTGGCCGTCCGCGCGGAAGCGGAAGGGGTCGATCCGGAGACGGCGCTTCGGGTCGCGGCCCGTACGTACCGTGACGAGGTCCGCGCAGCGGAAGGCCTTGAGGTGGGGGAAGGGCCTGATGCGGGGGGCGAGAGCGCCGGTACGGGGTGAGAGCGCTGCTCACCCCATGCAAGCGGTGCCCGGTGCCCGGTGCCCGGTGCTCGCGGGCGAGAGCAACGGTGCGGAGTGAGAGCGCTGCTCACGTGACGTGAGCGGGCGGGTGCTTGGGGGTGAGAGCACCGGCACCTGGCGAGAGCACCGCTCATTCCTCAAGCCGAGCCGATGCCAGGGGGCGAGAGCGCTGGCATCGGGAGAGAGCACCGCTCACCCCGTGCAAGCGGTGCCCGGTGCTCGTGGGTCAGAGCACCCGTGCCAGTTGAGAGCACCGCTCACGTGACGCGAGCGTCGCCGGTGCGGCCGCTTGGGGGTGAGAGCACCGGTGCGCGGCGAGAGCGCTGGTGCCGGGCGAGAGCAGTGCTCACATGCGACCGGTGCGTATGCCAGGGCGCGAGAGCGCTGGCATCGGGAGAGAGCACCGCTCACCCCGTGCAAGCGGTGCCCGGTGCTCGCGGGCCAGAGCACCCGTGCCAGTTGAGAGCACCGCTCACGCGACGCGAGCGTGGCCGGTGCGGGACGCTTCGGGCGAGAGCACCGGCGCCTGGCGAGAGCGCTGGTGCCGGGCGAGAGCACCGCTCACACCACGTGACCGGTGCGAATGCAGAGAGCGAGAGCACTCGTACCGAGCGAGAGCACCGCTCACATCACGCAAGCGGTGCCGGCGCTCCGGGGAAACGCACCGAGGCGGTGCCTCCCGCACCGGCATACCGGCCGAGGCGGGGGTACCCGTGCGTCATGTACGCAGTGGACGCCGCAAACCAGCCGCTGACGGTGCTCGCCGCGGAGCATGACCTGCTCGTGGGTATCGCTCCGTTGATCGTGGGCCTCGTGGTCGTCGTCGGCCTGATCGTCGCCGTCGCCTACGGCATCCGCATCCGCGCCCGGGGCGACCAGCGTCCCTCCAGCCCGGGGGAGCGTGGCCCGGAGACCCCTCAGGACTACGAGACGAGGCATCGGGTCCCCGACGAGGTCCCGCGCGACGGCGAGCGCCGCATGCCCTACGACTTCAAGGACTACGACTCCGACAGCCACCCCGGCGAGCACGAAGGGCCGCCTCGGAAGTGGGACCCGGGCAGCAGCGGGTCGTTCGGCAGCGGAGGCCCCGGCCACACCTGACGGGAATGCTGGCCACACCTGACAGGCCGGGCCGGGCCCGACCCGCGGCCGCTCGGCCGATGGCCAGCCCCGGCCTCGGGGTCCAGGATCCCGAACCGGACCCCCGGGCCGGGGTCCATCCATGCCCGGGCGGCGCGCCCGGTGCGACCCGTTAGCGTCGATGCGTGCAAGACGAGACCGATGAGCACGCCACCGCGAAGCCCGCGCCCGTACCCGAGCGCGGCGCCGCGAAGCCCGCGCCCACACCCGGGCACGCCGCGGAGCCCGCACCCGAGCACGGCGCCGCGAAGCCCGCGCCCGCCCCCGAGCACGGCGCCACGGAACCCGCGCCCGCCCCCGCGCAAGCCGACGCCCCCGACCGCAGCCGCACTTGTGCCCACGCCACCGCGTCCCCGCCGCCCATGCCCCCGCTCTTCGACTGGGACTTCGCCGCCGACCCGTACCCCGCGTACGCGTGGCTGCGCGAACACGCGCCCGTACGCAGGACGGAACTGCCCAGCGGCGTCGAGGCCTGGCTGGTCACCCGCTACGCCGACGCCCGGCAGGCCCTGGCCGATCAGCGGCTGAGCAAGAACCCCGTGCACCATCACGAACGTTCCGCGCACGGCAAGGGCAAGGTCGGCATTCCCGGCGAACGCAGCGCAAACCTGATGACGCACCTGCTCAACATCGATCCGCCGGACCACACGCGGCTGCGGCGCCTGGTCTCGAAGGCGTTCACGCCCGCCCGCGTCTCCGAGTTCGAGCCGCGCGTCCGGGAGTTGACGGACCGGCTCATCGACGGCTTCGCGGCACGCGGCGAGGCGGACCTCATCCACGAGTTCGCCTTCCCCCTGCCCATCTACGCCATCTGCGACATGCTCGGCGTTCCTGCAGAGGACCAGGACGACTTCCGCGACTGGGCGGGCATGATGCTGCGCCACCACAAGCCAGGGGAGCCGGGCCCCCCGCGCGGCGGAGTCGGCCGCGCCGTGAAGAAGATGCGCAACTACCTCGCCGAACTCATCCACCGCAAAAGGGAGAAGCCGGGCGAGGACCTGATCTCGGGGCTGATCCGCGCCAGCGACCACGGTGAGCATCTGACCGGGAACGAGGCCGCCGCCATGGCCTTCATCCTGCTCTTCGCCGGTTTCGAGACGACGGTCAACCTCATCGGCAACGGCACGTACGCGCTGCTCGGCCACCCGAGGCAGCGGTCCGTGCTGCGCGACGCCATAACGGCCGGCGACGAAAGGCTGCTGTCCACGGCGGTCGAGGAACTGCTGCGCTACGACGGGCCGGTGGAGATGGCGACCTGGCGTTTCGCGACCGAGCCGCTCGAGATCGGCGGCGCCGGCATCGCCGAGGGGGAGCCCGTACTCGTCGTGCTCGCGGCGGCGGACCGCGACCCCGCGAAGTTCGCCGATCCGGACGTACTGGACCTGGAGCGGCGCGACAACCAGCACTTGGGTTACGGGCACGGCATCCACTACTGCCTCGGGGCACCGCTCGCGCGGCTGGAGGGCCGGGTCGCCCTGAGCGCCCTGCTGCGGCGGCTGCCGGACGTGAGGCTCGCCGTCCCGCCCTCCGAACTTCGGTGGCGCGGCGGCCTCATCATGCGCGGTCTGCGCACGCTTCCCGTGGAGTTCACGCCGGAACCGAGGCCAAGTGGCGAAGTGCAACAGGAGTGACGCG
It contains:
- a CDS encoding SurA N-terminal domain-containing protein; translated protein: MHRSTEGSRRRRFALTVSGAAALLVAAPLLTGCGNDAHPGAAAVTGGERISMAQLQAKVEAVRNAQRAAPHGEEMIKGSGQLTRASLDGLIRERIIERAAKDAGVSVTRREVGKYRAQLRSQAGGEKRLKDALLQQQAVAPSQIDDWMRTQVAVDKIAKAGNIDPRTPQGNAALRKKFTKTSEKLHIAVNPRYGKWDVQASTLGNRTEPWLQDLTGKQRDRQQAQQQQQPQM
- a CDS encoding nucleoside triphosphate pyrophosphohydrolase, with translation MNAPTPADTPAGSPAGRIVLLTTSHRVAPGLLSWPAWEALRTADSVVCEDPEHPQLPYVREAGVPVATGALPSARELVEASGQGRTTVVIAAAEGEPRLTDGLAALAGSGRTSMPELELLPGSYDLPGARLLDLVQVMDSIRAVCPWSGARTHEGLVKYGIEEMYELVEAIEEGDRGALCEELGDVLLQVVFHARIAQDDPEEPFTIDDVAAGIVEKLIRRHPHVFGEEEAATAEEVREHWLRVKAVEKRRDSVTEGIPLGQPALALAAKLAQRVRTAGLDVPPVPDVPPVPPSQSGGIGYELLALAVRAEAEGVDPETALRVAARTYRDEVRAAEGLEVGEGPDAGGESAGTG
- a CDS encoding DUF6479 family protein, encoding MYAVDAANQPLTVLAAEHDLLVGIAPLIVGLVVVVGLIVAVAYGIRIRARGDQRPSSPGERGPETPQDYETRHRVPDEVPRDGERRMPYDFKDYDSDSHPGEHEGPPRKWDPGSSGSFGSGGPGHT
- a CDS encoding cytochrome P450 family protein; the encoded protein is MPPLFDWDFAADPYPAYAWLREHAPVRRTELPSGVEAWLVTRYADARQALADQRLSKNPVHHHERSAHGKGKVGIPGERSANLMTHLLNIDPPDHTRLRRLVSKAFTPARVSEFEPRVRELTDRLIDGFAARGEADLIHEFAFPLPIYAICDMLGVPAEDQDDFRDWAGMMLRHHKPGEPGPPRGGVGRAVKKMRNYLAELIHRKREKPGEDLISGLIRASDHGEHLTGNEAAAMAFILLFAGFETTVNLIGNGTYALLGHPRQRSVLRDAITAGDERLLSTAVEELLRYDGPVEMATWRFATEPLEIGGAGIAEGEPVLVVLAAADRDPAKFADPDVLDLERRDNQHLGYGHGIHYCLGAPLARLEGRVALSALLRRLPDVRLAVPPSELRWRGGLIMRGLRTLPVEFTPEPRPSGEVQQE